From a single Pelmatolapia mariae isolate MD_Pm_ZW linkage group LG20, Pm_UMD_F_2, whole genome shotgun sequence genomic region:
- the cacna1fb gene encoding calcium channel, voltage-dependent, L type, alpha 1F subunit, protein MYEENHRSSGRNGYAKAVDGEEGGGEGEEEEEGGEVDGRGDREEGGGEESNAEWDQELDGEDEGGVRMTRTDTLHSTTSSTGTQRKRGQHAKKQVQGTNQVQRAPRALFCLKLNNPIRRAALHIVEWKPFDIFILLAIFANCVALGVSKPFPEDDSNSTNHDLEQVEYVFLIIFTVETFLKILAYGLVMHPSSYIRNGWNLLDFVIVIVGLFSVVLETMTHKSSGEQATTHHMPGKPGGLDVKALRAFRVLRPLRLVSGVPSLQIVLNSIMKAMVPLLHIALLVLFVIIIYAIIGLELFIGRMHRTCYYIGTDNYVEDDPVPCAFAGHGRQCIINGSECRGRWDGPNGGITNFDNFFFAMLTVFQCITMEGWTDVLYWMNDAIGFELPWVYFVSLVIFGSFFVLNLVLGVLSGEFSKEREKAKARGDFQKLREKQQMEEDLCGYMDWITQAEDMDELDEDGNPRPSLGDLADKKRGKFGWFSHSNETHASLPASETASENTENIDEEHTNCCQACCAQMMKIGCCRTLRRWNRVCRRNCRTAVKSVTFYWLVLLLVFLNTSLSASEHYNQPDWLTQVQDIANKVLLSLFTVEMLLKMYSLGLAHYFVAFFNRFDCFVVCGGIVETILVELEIMPPLGISVLRCVRLLRIFKVTRHWTALSNLVASLLNSMKSIASLLLLLFLFLIIFALLGMQLFGGKFNFDETQTKRSTFDAFPQALLTCFQILTGEDWNMVMYDGIMAYGGPVFPGMIVCIYFVILFICGNYILLNVFLAIAVDNLAGGDSDDKKKDKKQEGAEEEATEEEVKVDVDEDTEYEEEEELPEGDEEGGVQLKMADLAPPKEKVLPIPEGSAFFCLSKTNPIRVACHTLIHHHIFTNLILVFIILSSCSLAAEDPIRAHSFRNNILGYADYAFTSIFTVEILLKMTVHGAFLHQGSFCRNWFNLLDLLVVSVSLVSFFLHSSAISVVKILRVLRVLRPLRAINRAKGLKHVVQCVFVAIRTIGNIMIVTTLLQFMFACIGVQLFKGKFYRCTDEAKHTPEQCKGTFVVYKDGDVSHPMVRERIWLNSDFNFDNVLMGMMALFTVSTFEGWPALLYKAIDANGENSGPIYNYRVEISIFFIVYIIIIAFFMMNIFVGFVIITFREQGEQEYKNCELDKNQRQCVEYALKAQPLKLYIPKNPVQYKFWSIINSTGFEYVMFVLILLNTVTLAIQHYEQSKTFSYIMDILNMVFTGLFTLEMLLKLAALRIRHYFVDAWNSFDALIVVGSVVDIVVTEFSSGEDSSRVSITFFRLFRVMRLVKLLSKGEGIRTLLWTFIKSLQALPYVALLIAMIFFIYAVIGMQTFGKIAMQDYTQINRNNNFQTFPQAVLLLFRCATGEAWQEIMLASLPGKRCDPESDYEPGEEFSCGSNFAIVYFISFFMLCAFLIINLFVAVIMDNFDYLTRDWSILGPHHLDEFKRIWSEYDPEAKGRIKHLDVVAMLRRIQPPLGFGKLCPHRVACKRLVAMNMPLNADGMVTFNATLFALVRTALKIKTEGIPEQENEELRVIIKKIWKRMKPKLLDEVIPPHEEEEVTVGKFYATFLIQDYFRKFRRRKEKGDLTGENDSPNQSAVQLCKAGLKTLQDLGPEMRLALNEDLEEEEEAMMEDEEMEENAAYKAENGYAEKDRRGSLLTPTGQGGVVGDGGVSNGGLIHRVGSLTKMANGSDHDEHLRRGDSTRSSINRHPYRRSSVKNGLLDHGHKRPSYYKGRRDSRDRLWRNGDMEAYGEQGYYSREEDNDSITSRERHYPDEPPLYRDHYDGHASYTNSSYGNGYSEGRRTTRRRLLPATPTGRKPSFNIQCLRRQGSSDDLPIPGTYHPTSPPRRTRTQQTFNSFESRHSSGRSTAASSASWANPCPRRGRLLYAPLILVEEEGSPPWGGGGGPAGEIKKAGAGRGVSVTGAAPRPAWYGGPAGTSAPPPYRAYTTLRVPSHLGAPFTEKRGSADSLVEAVLISEGLGLYARDPKFVAFAKREIADACHMTVDEMESAASDLLGSGSHSFLSNAASDHAALYSDEEPIRTGHDEDELADEMTCVTSF, encoded by the exons GTTCTGGTCGTAATGGCTATGCCAAAGCTGTGGATGGGGAGGAAGGAGGGGGCGaaggtgaggaagaggaggagggaggagaggtggATGGAAGAGGGGAcagagaagaaggaggaggtgaggagagTAATGCAGAGTGGGATCAAGAGCTGGATGGAGAGGACGAAGGAGGTGTGAGAATGACAAGAACAGATACGCTTCACTCGACCACAAGTTCAACAGGAACGCAGAGAAAAAGAGGACAACACGCTAAGAAACAG GTGCAGGGCACTAATCAGGTCCAGCGAGCTCCCCGGGCATTATTTTGTCTGAAACTCAACAACCCAATCAGACGGGCTGCGCTCCATATTGTTGAGTGGAA GCCATTTGACATCTTCATCCTGTTGGCCATCTTTGCAAACTGTGTCGCCCTGGGAGTTTCCAAACCATTTCCTGAGGATGACTCCAACTCCACCAACCACGATCTG GAACAAGTGGAGTATGTCTTCCTCATCATCTTCACCGTGGAGACCTTCCTAAAGATCCTGGCCTACGGTCTGGTGATGCACCCCAGCTCCTACATCCGCAACGGCTGGAACTTGCTCGACTTTGTCATCGTCATAGTTGG CTTGTTCAGTGTTGTCCTGGAGACAATGACTCATAAGTCAAGTGGCGAGCAAGCAACAACCCATCACATGCCTGGGAAACCTGGAGGTCTGGATGTCAAAGCTCTAAGAGCCTTCAGAGTCCTGCGGCCCCTCAGACTGGTTTCTGGAGTCCCCA gtCTGCAGATTGTGTTGAACTCCATCATGAAGGCGATGGTTCCTTTGCTTCACATTGCTCTGCTGGTTCTCTTTGTCATCATCATCTATGCCATCATCGGTCTGGAGCTCTTCATCGGACGCATGCACAGGACCTGCTACTATATAGGAACAG ATAATTATGTGGAGGATGACCCGGTGCCGTGTGCGTTTGCTGGTCATGGCCGTCAGTGCATCATAAATGGCTCAGAGTGTCGGGGAAGGTGGGATGGTCCCAATGGAGGAATCACAAATTTCGACAACTTCTTCTTCGCCATGTTGACCGTGTTCCAGTGCATCACCATGGAGGGATGGACTGATGTGCTGTACTGG ATGAACGATGCCATTGGGTTTGAGCTGCCGTGGGTGTATTTTGTTAGCTTGGTGATTTTTGGCTCCTTCTTTGTTCTCAACCTCGTTCTGGGAGTCCTCAGCGG AGAGTTCAGTAAGGAGAGGGAGAAGGCAAAGGCTCGTGGTGATTTCCAGAAGTTGCGAGAGAAGCAGCAGATGGAGGAGGATCTGTGTGGGTACATGGACTGGATCACTCAGGCTGAGGACATGGATGAACTGGACGAGGACGGAAACCCAC gGCCATCTCTGGGCGATCTGGCCGATAAGAAGAGAGGGAAGTTTGGATGGTTCAGTCACTCCAACGAAACTCATG cgAGTCTTCCTGCCAGTGAAACGGCGTCTGAAAACACAGAGAACATCGATGAGGAACATACCAACTGCTGCCAGGCCTGCtg TGCTCAGATGATGAAGATCGGCTGCTG TCGGACGTTACGTCGCTGGAATCGAGTCTGTCGCAGAAACTGTCGCACTGCCGTCAAATCCGTAACTTTCTATTGGCTGGTTTTGCTGCTCGTCTTCCTCAACACCTCCCTCAGTGCCTCTGAGCACTATAATCAACCAGACTGGCTGACTCAAGTCCAGG ACATTGCCAACAAGGTGCTGCTGTCTCTCTTTACGGTGGAGATGTTGCTGAAGATGTACAGTTTGGGTCTGGCCCATTACTTTGTGGCGTTCTTTAATCGTTTCGACTGCTTCGTGGTGTGCGGTGGCATCGTGGAGACCATCCTGGTGGAGCTGGAGATCATGCCTCCTCTGGGGATCTCTGTGCTGCGCTGCGTCCGTCTGCTGCGGATCTTCAAGGTGACACG GCATTGGACGGCTCTGTCCAACCTGGTGGCATCGCTGCTGAACTCCATGAAGTCCATCGCCTCGCTGCTgctcctccttttcctcttcctcatcatcTTCGCCCTGCTCGGCATGCAGCTGTTCGGAGGAAAATTCAACTTTGATGAAACGCAGACCAAACGCAGCACATTCGACGCTTTCCCGCAGGCGCTGCTCACCTGTTTCCAG ATCCTGACAGGTGAGGACTGGAACATGGTCATGTATGACGGCATTATGGCGTACGGCGGCCCCGTGTTTCCCGGGATGATCGTCTGTATTTACTTTGTCATCCTCTTCATCTGTGGTAACT ACATCCTGCTGAACGTCTTCTTGGCTATCGCCGTGGACAACCTGGCAGGAGGAGACAGTGATGACAAGAAAAAAGA TAAGAAGCAGGAGGGAGCAGAGGAGGAAGCTACAGAAGAAGAAGTAAAG GTCGATGTTGATGAAGACACTGAgtatgaagaggaagaggagcttcCTGAAGGAGATGAAG AGGGAGGAGTCCAGTTAAAGATGGCCGATCTCGCTCCTCCTAAAGAGAAGGTTCTCCCGATCCCAGAAGGAAGCGCCTTCTTCTGCCTCAGCAAGACAAACCC TATCCGTGTGGCCTGCCACACTCTGATCCATCACCACATCTTCACCAACCTCATCCTCGTCTTCATCATCCTCAGCAGCTGCTCATTGGCTGCCGAGGATCCAATCAGAGCCCACTCCTTCAGGAACAAT ATTCTGGGCTATGCAGACTACGCCTTTACCTCCATCTTCACTGTGGAGATTCTGTTAAAG ATGACGGTCCACGGAGCGTTCCTCCATCAGGGCTCGTTCTGCAGGAACTGGTTTAACTTGTTGGATCTCCTGGTCGTCAGCGTCTCTTTGGTCTCCTTCTTCCTGCA CTCCAGTGCCATCTCAGTGGTGAAAATCCTCAGGGTCCTCAGGGTGCTCCGACCTCTGAGGGCCATCAACAGGGCCAAAGGACTCAAG CATGTggtccagtgtgtgtttgtggccaTCAGGACCATCGGAAACATCATGATTGTCACGACCCTGCTGCAGTTCATGTTCGCCTGTATTGGAGTCCAGCTCTTCAAA GGTAAATTTTACCGCTGCACCGACGAAGCCAAACACACCCCCGAACAGTGCAA AGGGACCTTCGTGGTGTACAAAGATGGAGACGTGAGCCATCCGATGGTCAGGGAGAGGATCTGGTTGAACAGTGACTTTAACTTTGATAACGTCTTGATGGGGATGATGGCGCTCTTCACCGTGTCCACCTTTGAGGGCTGGCCTGC TCTGCTCTACAAAGCCATCGACGCCAACGGCGAGAATTCTGGTCCCATCTACAACTACCGGGTGGAGATTTCCATCTTCTTCATCGTCtatatcatcatcatcgcctTCTTCATGATGAACATCTTTGTGGGTTTTGTCATCATCACCTTCAGAGAACAGGGAGAGCAAGAATATAAGAACTGTGAGCTGGACAAGAACCAG CGTCAGTGTGTTGAGTACGCTCTGAAGGCTCAGCCGCTGAAGCTTTACATCCCGAAGAATCCGGTTCAGTATAAGTTCTGGTCCATCATCAACTCGACAGGATTTGAATACGTCATGTTTGTCCTGATCCTTCTCAACACCGTCACTCTGGCCATTCAG CACTATGAACAGTCCAAAACCTTCAGCTACATCATGGACATCCTCAACATGGTGTTCACTGGACTCTTCACTTTGGAGATGCTGCTCAAGCTGGCAGCTCTCAGAATAAGG cATTACTTTGTTGATGCCTGGAACTCGTTCGATGCTCTGATTGTGGTCGGCAGTGTGGTCGACATCGTTGTCACTGAGTTCAGT agTGGAGAGGACAGCTCCAGGGTGTCTATCACCTTCTTCCGCCTGTTTCGAGTAATGCGATTGGTCAAGCTGCTGAGTAAAGGGGAGGGCATTCGTACACTCCTGTGGACTTTCATCAAATCACTGCAG GCTTTGCCATACGTTGCTCTACTTATTGCCATGATCTTCTTCATCTACGCTGTCATCGGCATGCAG ACATTTGGGAAGATAGCGATGCAGGATTACACTCAGATCAACAGAAACAACAACTTCCAGACATTTCCTCAGGCcgttctcctcctcttcag GTGTGCTACCGGTGAGGCGTGGCAGGAGATCATGTTAGCCAGTCTTCCAGGTAAACGCTGCGACCCCGAGTCAGACTACGAACCAGGGGAGGAGTTCAGCTGCGGCAGCAACTTCGCCATTGTTTATTTCATCAGCTTCTTTATGCTGTGTGCTTTCCTG ATTATCAACCTGTTTGTTGCTGTCATTATGGACAACTTTGACTACCTGACACGTGATTGGTCGATTCTGGGGCCACATCATTTGGATGAGTTCAAGAGGATCTGGTCAGAATATGATCCAGAGGCCAA agGTCGGATAAAACACCTGGACGTTGTTGCTATGCTGAGAAGGATTCAGCCTCCTCTGGGTTTTGGGAAGCTTTGTCCTCACAGAGTTGCCTGCAAG CGTCTGGTAGCGATGAACATGCCTCTGAATGCTGATGGGATGGTGACCTTCAACGCCACGTTATTTGCTCTGGTTCGCACTGCCCTTAAAATCAAGACCGAAG GTATCCCTGAGCAGGAGAACGAAGAGCTGAGGGTGATCATCAAGAAGATCTGGAAGAGAATGAAGCCAAAACTTTTGGATGAAGTCATACCGCCACATGAAG AGGAGGAAGTAACTGTTGGGAAGTTTTATGCCACTTTCCTCATCCAGGACTACTTCAGGAAGTTCaggaggaggaaagaaaagggagatcTGACCGGAGAGAATGACTCACCCAACCAGTCTGCTGTCCAG CTCTGTAAAGCTGGTCTGAAGACTCTGCAGGATCTGGGTCCAGAGATGCGCCTGGCTCTGAACGAAGAcctggaagaggaggaggaggccatGATGGAGGACGAGGAGATGGAGGAGAATGCTGCATATAAG GCTGAAAATGGTTATGCAGAGAAAGATCGACGGGGCTCATTACTGACACCTACTG GTCAGGGCGGTGTTGTGGGTGACGGCGGCGTCTCTAACGGAGGTCTGATACACCGGGTCGGGTCTCTCACCAAGATGGCAAACGGCAGCGATCACGACGAACATCTTCGCCGTGGAGACAGCACGAGGTCATCCATTAATCGACATCCCTACCGCCGCTCATCCGTGAAGAACGGCCTGCTGGACCACGGCCACAAAAGACCGTCATACTACAAAGGAAG AAGGGACTCACGGGACAGATTGTGGAGGAACGGAGACATGGAGGCTTATGGAGAGCAGGGTTACTACAGCAGAGAAGAAGACAATGACAGCATCACCTCCAGAGAAAG acaTTATCCTGATGAGCCTCCTCTGTACAGAGACCATTACGATGGCCACGCCTCCTATACCAACAGTAGCTATGGTAATGGCTACAGCGAGGGGAGGAGGACGACCAGAAGACGCCTACTTCCTGCCACACCCACAG GTCGGAAGCCGTCGTTTAACATCCAGTGCCTGAGGAGGCAGGGCAGCAGCGACGACCTGCCGATCCCCGGGACCTACCACCCGACATCGCCACCGCGTCGCACACGCACACAG caaACGTTCAACAGCTTCGAGTCTCGTCACTCCTCCGGTCGCTCCACGGCGGCCTCCTCGGCATCCTGGGCGAACCCTTGCCCTCGCCGCGGTCGCCTCCTCTATGCTCCTCTAATCCTGGTGGAGGAGGAAGGAAGCCCACcctggggaggaggaggaggacctgCGGGTGAAATAAAGAAGGCAGGAGCAGGAAGAG GTGTCAGCGTGACAGGTGCGGCACCCAGACCAGCCTGGTACGGCGGCCCTGCGGGGACATCAG CTCCGCCCCCATACAGGGCGTACACTACCCTCAGAGTCCCCTCTCACCTTGGAGCACCGTTCACTGAGAAAAGAGGGTCAGCTGACAGTCTGGTGGAGGCG GTTCTGATCTCAGAGGGCCTCGGTCTTTACGCTCGAGATCCAAAGTTTGTGGCATTTGCAAAGAGGGAGATCGCTGACGCGTGCCACATGACAGTGGATGAGATGGAGTCGGCTGCCAGCGACCTTCTTGGCTCAGGGAGCCACAGCTTTCTCAGCAACGCTGCCAGCGACCACGCTGCGCTCTATAGCGATGAGGAGCCAATCAGGACAGGCCATGACGAGGATGAGCTGGCTGATGAGATGACCTGTGTGACATCATTCTGA